The following are from one region of the Papaver somniferum cultivar HN1 unplaced genomic scaffold, ASM357369v1 unplaced-scaffold_132, whole genome shotgun sequence genome:
- the LOC113332878 gene encoding uncharacterized protein LOC113332878, with protein MLDAIPSVEEIKQILFEMDPDISPGPDGFSGSFYRAYWMIIQDDVVNAVQFCWKRKFIPKGLNSNFPVLLPKVEGARSPQQYRPIGLSNVSFKIFTKIIASRMSGLMHKLVSPHQAAYIKGRKIQDQIILASKMVNEIWRFLFQVLKKYRFPDTWCKWLGIVFESARISVMINGGPNGFFPVGRGLRQGDPLSPLLFVLMEDVLSRNITKLVMEGKINPMVIRNGIHPSHMFFADDVFIFCNGAKKSIQNLMKILEAYQDSSGQVINKNKSKLFVDGTTAARVIQIKEMMQMEVSKLPDKYLGVILHAGRVKIATVWPMMEMMQNKNFLWSGDGDIKKFKTLSWKKVCSPYSEGGLGLQRLEILNKSLLMKILWRIINSEAEWALFIKAKFQDKQQQWKCNWQLSSIWPGLKGAWNHLKENIRWCLGNGQKNSLWYDSWLGNTPIIEEVGLTDYVKNHINLKVSDLILEGKWNVPEELKPIIAHYTLPEIGVGEDILVWKEDIKACAILKELWFQKNKMWFEQIKPNLQSFKARIKKTIYKGSLRMKSNKWNSDIDNQKVILVSDSKTVITEFENNKMPWFVRMRWQKEIKQIQNIQFLHSYRETNFAADTAAKKGAKLAAGQRKVYVGRPRFLARVEQPNVEYYRIC; from the exons ATGTTGGATGCAATTCCATCCGTGGAAGAAATTAAACAAATTTTATTTGAAATGGACCCAGACAtctctccaggtccagatgggttTTCAGGCAGCTTTTACAGGGCTTATTGGATGATAATTCAAGATGATGTGGTCAATGCTGTCCAATTTTGCTGGAAAAGAAAATTTATTCCAAAGGGTTTAAACTCTAATTTCCCGGTGCTGCTTCCAAAAGTTGAAGGTGCAAGATCTCCTCAGCAATATAGGCCAATTGGTCTAAGCAATGTCAGCTTCAAAATTTTTACTAAAATTATTGCATCAAGAATGTCAGGTCTCATGCATAAGCTAGTTTCTCCTCATCAAGCTGCAtatatcaaaggaagaaagatACAAGATCAAATTATCTTAGCCTCTAAAATGGTTAatgaaat CTGGAGATTTCTTTTTCAAGTTCTAAAGAAATATAGATTTCCAGATACTTGGTGTAAATGGCTTGGCATTGTTTTTGAGTCTGCAAGAATCTCTGTCATGATAAATGGAGGGCCAAATGGTTTCTTTCCGGTGGGTAGAGGGTTAAGGCAAGGAGACCCTCTATCTCCATTACTCTTTGTTTTGATGGAGGATGTACTTAGTAGGAATATCACAAAGTTGGTAATGGAGGGTAAGATTAATCCAATGGTGATAAGAAATGGAATACACCCTTCTCatatgttttttgcagatgatgtttttattttctgcaatGGAGCTAAAAAGAGtattcaaaatttgatgaagataTTAGAAGCTTATCAAGACAGTTCAGGTCAAgtgataaacaaaaataaaagtaaactgTTTGTGGATGGTACAACAGCAGCAAGAGTAATACAAATTAAGGAAATGATGCAAATGGAAGTAAGTAAGTTACCTGACAAATACTTGGGAGTCATCTTACATGCTGGCAGAGTTAAAATTGCTACAGTCTGGCCTATGATGGAGATGATGCAAAATAA aaattttctttggtctggaGATGGTGATATCAAAAAATTTAAGACCCTCTCATGGAAGAAGGTGTGTTCTCCTTATAGTGAAGGTGGCCTTGGTCTGCAAAGATTGGAAATTCTCAATAAATCTCTGCTCATGAAGATTTTATGGAGAATCATTAATTCAGAAGCTGAATGGGCATTATTTATTAAGGCTAAATTTCAAgacaaacaacaacaatggaagtgCAATTGGCAACTGTCATCCATTTGGCCAGGACTGAAAGGggcttggaatcatctgaaagaaaacATAAGATGGTGCCTtggaaatggacaaaaaaattcTTTATGGTATGACTCATGGCTTGGTAATACTCCTATAATTGAAGAGGTTGGACTTACAGATTATGTCAAGAACCATATCAACTTAAAGGTGTCAGATTTAATTCTAGAAGGAAAATGGAATGTACCTGAGGAGCTAAAACCAATAATTGCACATTACACTCTGCCTGAAATTGGTGTTGGTGAGGATATTTTGGTATGGAAAGAAGACATCAAAG CTTGTGCAATTTTAAAAGAGCTCTGGTTTCAGAAGAATAAGATGTGGTTTGAGCAGATAAAACCAAATTTGCAAAGTTTCAAGGCAAGAATTAAGAAAACAATATATAAAGGAAGCCTCAGAATGAAAAGCAACAAGTGGAACTCTGACATTGATAATCAG AAGGTAATTCTGGTTTCAGATTCCAAAACAGTCATAACTGAATTTGAAAATAATAAGATGCCCTGGTTTGTGAGAATGAGATGGCAGAAGGAAATAAAACAGATTCAGAATATCCAATTCTTACACAGCTACAGAGAAACAAACTTTGCCGCAGACACAGCAGCAAAAAAAGGGGCCAAATTGGCTGCAGGGCAAAGGAAAGTATATGTTGGAAGACCTAGATTTCTGGCTAGAGTAGAACAACCAAATGTGGAGTATTATAGAATCTGTTAA